In Miscanthus floridulus cultivar M001 chromosome 19, ASM1932011v1, whole genome shotgun sequence, the DNA window TACACATTCGGTCAGTTCAGCGCTTGTGGAAGCGAGGTAAAATACCACTTGCTCATAGCATTCCGGTTGTAAGAACAAGAATGAAAGATACAAAGGTATTTGAAAAAATGTTTTCTTAGGCGCCACTCTAGTAGCATCAACACATACCTCACAGATGCTAACAAGAAGTCTCGGTTAAAGTGGTATGTTCACATGATTGAGAAGGGTTTGCTTGGTGATCCAAGATTTAAGGGGGTTTTTTGACTTTGTGTTTATTGATGAAAAATGATTTTATCTCTCTCAAAAATCTAAGAAATATTACTTGCTACCCGAGGAAGATGAGCCCCATCGCACTTGTAAGAATAAGAATTACATCCCTAGGCTCATGTTTTTGTGTGTTTGTACTCGGCCGAGGTTTAGGGATGCGGAGTGTATTTTTTATGGAAAAATTGGTTGCTTTCCATTGATCACTTATGGAAATGCTGTAAGAAGAAGTCAGAACCGTCTTCGTGGAGCCCAAGTTATCAAGCCCATAACTTCAATCACAAGAGATGTGATTAGAGATTTCAGGGTAAACAAAGTATTACCTGCCATCCGAGCCAAAATGGCCAAGAAAAGATGTGAACAAACCaattttcatacaacaagataATGCAACTTCTCATTTACCTGTGAATGATCCGGTTTTTTGTGAGGCTGCTAAGCAACAAGGATTTGACATTCGTCTAATTTGTCAACCACCCAATTCTCCGGCTTTCAATATTCTAGACTTGGGGTTTTTTCAAGCTATTCAATCTATTCAATACAAgaagaatgcaaaaacagtaGAAGATCTAGTTCCAGCAGTGCAATAGGTAAATGGATCAATTGTTCACTTGTTTCATTGTTTTTTGAACAACTAATTTACCCATTGATTGATTTCTTCAACATATGTTTTGTAGGCATTCATAGAGTATTGTCCACACAAAGCAAACAAAATTTTTCTAACACTTAAGAGTGTTTTGAAGGAAGCCATGACGGTTAAAGGATGCAACAAGTTCAAGATTCCTCacatgcaaaaagaaaaaaaaactagagaaagaagatcgactaCCATTGCAAATCTCCTGTGAAGCGTCCTTGCTAGCTGAAGCCATTGCTAGTCTTCCTGCATGAAACCATTATCTTTGCAAATTAGTAGAAACAAATGCATATTAGCTTGAATGAATGGGACATGTAACCTTACTGTTTTTTCTTTGCATCATGCTTCATCTTCCTATGCTCCTCCAACTTCTTCAAAACGTTCTTAGGCACAAGTATGGTGTAGCCATCCATTTGAAGCTTCTTGACATCAGGAATATAGATCTCGCAATCAAATTTTTCTATGTCATCCATTATCCTTGCTGCGAGATCGTAGTCGCGGTGAACAAGACCGCAACGGGCACACCTGCTAGCGAGGCGACGAGCTAGGCGGCagccttcatcgtcgttgtcatcaCGGGTCGTGTCGCAGCGAACACAGAGAGAAGGCTTGGACTCCGGCAGCAAGGAGTATGGCACGAAGGACTCTGAAGTCATCTCCATGGCGCCAGCAACGATCGTGGGTTCCTGCTCGAGGTCATCCTCCGTCGTTATCTCCATGGAGTCCGCCAGCGCTAACTCCTCTGACGTCACAGAGTCCGCCGCTGCATCCATGGAGCGATGAAGCGGcgagcgcggcgtcggcgaggaagCGGCGAGCACGGCATAGGCGAGGAAGCAGCGAGCGCATCATCGGCGAGGAAGCGGCCAGGCCAGGATAGACGAGCGGTTGAGGACGAAGGGAGGCGAGCGGGGCAGCGCGGCATGCGAAGCGAGGCTGCGCTATTATTAGTACGTGGTGATTAAATGAGCGATAAACGGGCGACGCAGCATGCGAAGTAAGGCTGCGCTATTATTAGTACGCGGCAGGGGCAAAGCTGTCCCAAATCACGCAGGCAAGCGCTCGGCGACATCCTTTACGCAAACGAGTAGAAGTCCGAGAACGCCTTCCTTTTCctatacggagggagtacaaagTTTCATAATGTTTTGAgacctacaactttcattttggtactttctccatccgatgtcgtttacaaaatttaaatttcaaatttgagaaattcaaacgtagttttccttaacaagatgatttcaaatcaaaaagttgcaactacaaagttt includes these proteins:
- the LOC136528771 gene encoding uncharacterized protein; its protein translation is MDAAADSVTSEELALADSMEITTEDDLEQEPTIVAGAMEMTSESFVPYSLLPESKPSLCVRCDTTRDDNDDEGCRLARRLASRCARCGLVHRDYDLAARIMDDIEKFDCEIYIPDVKKLQMDGYTILVPKNVLKKLEEHRKMKHDAKKKQKTSNGFS